One window of the Haloarcula halobia genome contains the following:
- a CDS encoding NAD(P)/FAD-dependent oxidoreductase, producing the protein MTDKVVVLGAGYAGAGAVKSFEDELNGDADLTWISDTDYHLVLHESHRCIRDPSVQDKITIPVNEIKEPTTSFIQDEVVDIDTDERVVELADNDGVDYDYLLVCLGSQTAFFGIEGLETHAHTLKSLDDALGIHEAIQDAAREATQSDPAQVVVGGAGLSGIQTAGEVAEFRDRHNAPIEIHLVEGLDEIFPGNDPELQGSLRKRLVERDVEIMCGEFIGEVDEETVYIGDDEELDYDVLVWTGGITGRDAVRDVDLDKDERNHRIHTESDFQTDDERVFAIGDCALIDQPGEQPAPPTAQAAWQAAEVAGENLARAVRGQPLTTWTHKDKGTVISVGEKAVAHDVMGLPISTFGGLPAKILKKGIAARWIADVTGIGRAAKAWPDM; encoded by the coding sequence ATGACTGATAAGGTCGTCGTGCTCGGTGCTGGCTACGCCGGTGCAGGCGCCGTCAAGAGTTTCGAAGACGAGTTGAACGGTGATGCAGATCTGACGTGGATCTCGGATACGGACTATCACCTCGTCCTCCACGAATCCCACCGCTGCATCCGCGATCCGTCCGTCCAGGACAAGATCACGATCCCGGTCAACGAGATAAAGGAACCGACGACGTCGTTCATCCAAGACGAGGTCGTCGACATCGACACCGACGAGCGCGTCGTCGAACTCGCCGACAACGACGGCGTCGACTACGACTATCTCCTGGTCTGTCTTGGCTCCCAGACGGCGTTTTTCGGCATCGAGGGCCTCGAGACGCACGCCCACACGCTCAAGAGTCTCGACGACGCGCTGGGCATCCACGAGGCCATCCAGGACGCCGCACGCGAGGCCACGCAGAGCGACCCCGCACAGGTCGTCGTCGGTGGCGCGGGCCTCTCTGGTATCCAGACCGCTGGCGAGGTCGCGGAGTTCCGTGACAGGCACAACGCCCCCATCGAGATTCATCTCGTCGAGGGCCTCGACGAGATCTTCCCGGGCAACGACCCTGAACTCCAGGGCTCGCTCCGCAAGCGTCTCGTCGAGCGCGACGTCGAGATAATGTGTGGCGAGTTCATCGGCGAGGTCGACGAAGAGACCGTCTACATCGGCGACGACGAGGAACTCGACTACGACGTCCTCGTCTGGACCGGCGGCATCACCGGTCGCGACGCCGTCCGTGACGTCGACCTCGACAAGGACGAGCGCAACCACCGAATCCACACGGAGAGCGACTTCCAGACCGACGACGAGCGCGTCTTCGCTATCGGCGACTGTGCCCTCATCGACCAGCCGGGCGAACAGCCGGCGCCGCCGACGGCCCAGGCCGCCTGGCAGGCCGCCGAGGTCGCCGGCGAGAACCTCGCTCGCGCCGTCCGCGGTCAGCCCCTGACCACCTGGACCCACAAGGACAAGGGGACGGTCATCTCCGTCGGCGAGAAGGCCGTCGCCCACGACGTGATGGGCCTGCCCATCTCGACCTTCGGCGGCCTCCCGGCGAAGATCCTCAAGAAGGGCATCGCCGCCCGCTGGATCGCCGACGTCACCGGCATCGGTCGCGCCGCGAAGGCGTGGCCGGACATGTAG
- the cdd gene encoding cytidine deaminase encodes MDDLMQAARDAIDASYAPYSEYRVGAAIETADGIVYTGCNVENANYSNSLHAEELAVGAAVRDGHREFSRLAVSSAARDGVTPCGMCRQTLAEFCDESLPVVTDGEDRTEYTLGELLPETISPAHLGK; translated from the coding sequence ATGGACGACCTCATGCAGGCCGCACGGGACGCCATCGACGCGTCGTACGCGCCCTACTCCGAGTACCGGGTCGGCGCTGCCATCGAGACGGCCGATGGCATCGTCTACACGGGCTGTAACGTCGAGAACGCGAACTACAGCAACAGCCTCCACGCCGAGGAGCTGGCCGTCGGGGCGGCGGTCCGGGACGGCCATCGCGAGTTCTCGCGGCTGGCCGTCTCCTCGGCCGCTCGGGACGGCGTGACGCCCTGTGGGATGTGTCGCCAGACGCTCGCGGAGTTCTGTGACGAGTCGCTGCCCGTCGTCACGGACGGCGAGGACAGGACGGAGTACACGCTGGGGGAGCTCCTGCCGGAGACCATCTCGCCCGCCCACCTTGGCAAATGA
- the gyrA gene encoding DNA gyrase subunit A: MSSDAPEDANPPAQRIKHVRIEDEMEQSYIDYAMSVIAGRALPDVRDGLKPVHRRILYAMHEMGISSGSSHRKSSSIVGETMGDYHPHGDSAIYDTLVRMAQDFSMRYPLVDGQGNFGSMDGDPPAAMRYTEARMAPIAEELLEDIEKDTVDFSGNYDDRLEEPDVLPAKVPSLLLNGSSGIAVGMSTNIPPHNLGELVDATVTLIEDPDATVEDLMEHIKGPDFPTGGNIVGRDAIYSAYTTGRGRLRVRAEYEIDREDGRIVISELPYQENKARIVERIADDVNEGKIEGIADLRDESDRNGVRIVVELKRGANIDVVENRLLDHHLESTFGVINLSLVDGQPKVLSLKETLQHYIDHRREVVRRRSEHDLAEAEDRAHILEGRLKALENVDDVVELIRNSEDRDAARAGLHEEFDFSEDQAAHIVRMQLGSLTSMETAEIEAEYEEVQETIGYLESVLDSREKLDGVIVDELEAMKTEYDDDRRTSIVEDEGQVTHEDLIPEEDCVVVITEDDYIKRMPVDAFDPQGRGGKGIIGSDPKEGDRVSKVFRANSHDYLLCFTNRGQVYRLKTYEVPEMSRTARGKSAVNVIKLDDGEEITAVVSTDDFEADECITMVTRHGYVKRTCATDFENILTTGIRAAKLEDGDALIDVEVTDGTKDLVVATEGGMTIRFDENEVREMGRSARGVRAIDLQGDDRVAAMVATDDADERALLTVTRNGYGKRTKLAEYRRQSRYGKGLIDIKTDDRNGPVATAKAVTEDDHLVIMSETGQIMRIRAGDVSQVGRNTKGVTIMGLEAGDHVASVTVVPDVADET; the protein is encoded by the coding sequence ATGAGCTCGGACGCACCAGAGGACGCGAACCCCCCGGCACAGCGCATCAAGCACGTCCGCATCGAGGACGAGATGGAGCAGTCGTACATCGACTACGCGATGTCGGTCATCGCTGGTCGGGCGCTCCCTGACGTCCGCGACGGTCTCAAGCCCGTCCACCGGCGCATCCTCTATGCGATGCACGAGATGGGCATCTCGTCGGGGTCGAGCCACCGGAAGTCCTCGTCGATCGTCGGCGAGACGATGGGTGACTACCACCCCCACGGCGACAGCGCCATCTACGACACGCTGGTCCGGATGGCCCAGGACTTCTCGATGCGCTACCCGCTGGTCGACGGCCAGGGGAACTTCGGGTCGATGGACGGCGACCCGCCCGCAGCGATGCGGTATACGGAGGCCCGCATGGCCCCCATCGCCGAGGAGCTGCTCGAGGACATCGAGAAAGACACCGTCGACTTCTCGGGGAACTACGACGACCGCCTGGAGGAACCGGACGTCCTGCCCGCGAAGGTCCCCAGTCTCCTCCTGAACGGCTCGTCGGGCATCGCGGTCGGGATGTCGACGAACATCCCGCCCCACAACCTCGGTGAACTGGTCGACGCCACCGTCACACTCATCGAGGACCCGGACGCGACCGTCGAGGACCTGATGGAGCATATCAAGGGCCCGGACTTCCCGACCGGCGGGAACATCGTCGGCCGCGACGCCATCTACTCGGCGTACACGACCGGCCGCGGTCGGCTCAGAGTCCGCGCGGAGTACGAGATCGACCGCGAGGACGGGCGCATCGTCATCAGCGAACTCCCCTACCAGGAGAACAAGGCCCGCATCGTCGAGCGCATCGCCGACGACGTCAACGAGGGCAAGATCGAGGGCATCGCCGACCTGCGCGACGAGTCCGACCGGAACGGCGTCCGCATCGTCGTCGAACTCAAGCGCGGCGCGAACATCGACGTCGTCGAGAACCGCCTGCTGGACCACCACCTGGAGTCGACGTTCGGGGTCATCAACCTCTCGCTGGTCGACGGGCAGCCGAAAGTGCTCTCGTTGAAAGAGACCCTCCAGCACTACATCGACCACCGCCGAGAGGTCGTCCGGCGGCGTTCCGAACACGACCTTGCCGAAGCCGAGGACCGCGCGCACATCCTCGAGGGCCGGCTCAAGGCCCTGGAGAACGTCGACGACGTGGTCGAGCTCATCCGCAACAGCGAGGACCGGGACGCCGCCCGCGCGGGCCTGCACGAGGAGTTCGACTTCTCGGAGGACCAGGCCGCCCACATCGTCCGGATGCAACTGGGCTCGCTGACCTCGATGGAGACGGCCGAAATCGAGGCGGAGTACGAGGAGGTCCAGGAGACCATCGGGTACCTCGAGTCCGTGCTCGACAGCCGCGAGAAGCTCGACGGCGTCATCGTCGACGAACTCGAGGCGATGAAAACCGAGTACGACGACGACCGACGAACCTCCATCGTCGAGGACGAGGGGCAGGTCACCCACGAGGACCTGATCCCCGAGGAGGACTGCGTCGTCGTCATCACCGAGGACGACTACATCAAGCGGATGCCCGTCGACGCCTTCGACCCGCAGGGTCGCGGCGGCAAGGGCATCATCGGGTCGGACCCCAAGGAGGGCGACCGGGTCTCGAAGGTCTTCCGGGCAAACAGCCACGACTACCTGCTGTGTTTCACCAACCGGGGCCAGGTCTACCGGCTGAAGACCTACGAGGTCCCCGAGATGTCCCGGACCGCCCGGGGGAAGTCGGCGGTCAACGTCATCAAACTCGACGACGGCGAGGAGATAACCGCCGTCGTCTCCACCGACGACTTCGAGGCCGACGAGTGCATCACGATGGTCACGCGCCACGGGTACGTCAAGCGGACCTGTGCGACGGATTTCGAGAACATCCTCACGACCGGGATCCGCGCCGCGAAACTCGAGGACGGAGACGCGCTGATCGACGTCGAGGTGACCGACGGGACGAAGGACCTCGTCGTCGCCACCGAGGGCGGGATGACCATCCGCTTCGACGAGAACGAGGTCCGCGAGATGGGGCGGTCGGCACGCGGGGTCCGTGCCATCGACCTGCAGGGCGACGACCGGGTCGCCGCGATGGTCGCCACCGACGACGCCGACGAGCGCGCGCTGCTGACGGTCACCCGGAACGGCTACGGGAAGCGCACGAAACTCGCCGAGTACCGCCGCCAGTCCCGGTACGGGAAGGGCCTCATCGACATCAAGACCGACGACCGGAACGGCCCCGTCGCGACGGCGAAGGCCGTCACCGAGGACGACCACCTCGTCATCATGTCCGAGACCGGCCAGATAATGCGCATCCGGGCCGGCGACGTCTCGCAGGTCGGGCGCAACACCAAGGGCGTCACCATCATGGGCCTGGAGGCAGGCGACCACGTCGCGAGCGTGACCGTCGTCCCCGACGTGGCAGACGAGACCTGA
- the rocF gene encoding arginase, with translation MQSNVRILGVPMDLGADRRGVDMGPSAIRYGGLAGQLERLGYDCVDGGDLAVPNPEERDPDSGVFERGRAKYFEETRDVCADVRTAVEATVADGEFPLVLGGDHSIAIGTVAGAAGPDEDVGVVWFDAHGDFNTPATSPSGNTHGMALAAILGYGEFADHDWAHTPEIRAENVVLVGLRDVDDGERRLINESEVTAYTMSDIDTRSAPAVVEEALDVATEGTDAIHVSLDMDWLDPTEAPGVGTPVRGGVSYREAHVAMESVAERREALRSMELVEVNPILDDHNRTAELACELVASAFGKRTL, from the coding sequence ATGCAGTCGAACGTCCGTATCCTGGGTGTGCCGATGGACCTCGGTGCCGACCGCCGTGGCGTCGACATGGGGCCGTCTGCCATCCGGTACGGCGGGCTCGCCGGCCAGCTCGAGCGCCTGGGGTACGACTGCGTCGACGGCGGCGACCTCGCTGTCCCCAACCCCGAGGAGCGCGACCCGGACTCGGGGGTCTTCGAACGCGGCCGGGCGAAGTACTTCGAAGAGACACGCGACGTCTGTGCCGACGTCAGGACGGCCGTGGAAGCCACCGTCGCGGACGGCGAGTTCCCGCTGGTGCTGGGCGGCGACCACTCTATCGCCATCGGCACCGTCGCCGGGGCGGCGGGCCCCGACGAGGACGTCGGCGTCGTCTGGTTCGACGCGCACGGCGATTTCAACACGCCCGCCACCTCGCCCAGCGGGAACACCCACGGGATGGCGCTCGCGGCAATCCTGGGGTACGGCGAGTTCGCCGACCACGACTGGGCACACACGCCCGAAATCCGAGCGGAGAACGTCGTCCTCGTCGGCCTCCGTGACGTCGACGACGGGGAACGCCGCCTCATCAACGAGAGCGAGGTCACCGCCTACACCATGTCGGACATCGACACCCGGAGCGCCCCCGCCGTCGTCGAGGAGGCGCTCGACGTCGCGACCGAGGGTACCGACGCCATCCACGTCTCGCTGGACATGGACTGGCTGGACCCAACGGAGGCACCGGGCGTGGGGACGCCGGTCCGGGGCGGCGTCTCCTACCGCGAGGCCCACGTCGCCATGGAGTCCGTCGCCGAACGGCGCGAGGCGCTGCGCTCGATGGAACTGGTCGAGGTCAACCCCATCCTCGACGACCACAACCGCACCGCCGAGCTGGCCTGTGAGCTGGTCGCCAGTGCGTTCGGCAAGCGGACGCTTTAA
- a CDS encoding NAD-dependent epimerase/dehydratase family protein has product MNGNRVLVTGGGGFIGSNLANALAEDNAVVALDDGYLGTPGNLDENVEYVEGSVVGDDLPTDVDVVFHLAALSSYAMHEDDPTRGARVNVEGFVNTVEQARDDGCETVVYASTSSIYGSRTEPSPESMDVTVNTGYEASKMARETYAEYFHNHYDLSLAGMRFFSVYQGYGGAEEHKGEYANVIAQFADDIANGESPVLYGDGTQTRDFTHVDDIVRGLVQAAEHELDGIYNLGTGEAYDFLTVVEMLNDELGTDVEPEFVENPIPEDVYVHDTCADASKMRAATGWEPRIPFEEGIERVCEQYT; this is encoded by the coding sequence ATGAACGGCAATCGAGTGCTGGTGACTGGCGGCGGCGGGTTCATCGGGTCGAATCTGGCCAACGCGCTGGCCGAAGACAACGCGGTCGTCGCGCTCGACGACGGCTACCTCGGGACGCCGGGGAACCTCGACGAGAACGTCGAGTACGTCGAGGGGAGCGTGGTCGGCGACGACCTCCCGACCGACGTCGACGTCGTCTTCCACCTCGCGGCGCTGTCCTCGTACGCGATGCACGAGGACGACCCGACCCGCGGGGCCCGAGTCAACGTCGAGGGGTTCGTCAACACCGTCGAACAGGCCCGCGATGACGGGTGTGAGACGGTCGTCTACGCGTCGACGTCGTCCATCTACGGCAGTCGGACCGAGCCGTCCCCGGAGTCGATGGACGTCACTGTCAACACGGGTTACGAGGCGTCGAAGATGGCCCGCGAGACCTACGCCGAGTACTTCCACAACCACTACGACCTCTCGCTTGCTGGCATGCGCTTTTTCTCGGTCTACCAGGGGTACGGCGGGGCCGAGGAACACAAGGGTGAGTACGCCAACGTCATCGCCCAGTTCGCAGACGACATCGCGAACGGCGAATCGCCGGTGCTGTACGGCGACGGAACGCAGACCCGGGACTTCACTCACGTCGACGACATCGTCCGCGGACTGGTGCAGGCGGCCGAACACGAGCTGGACGGCATCTACAACCTCGGGACCGGCGAGGCCTACGACTTCCTCACCGTCGTCGAGATGCTGAACGACGAACTGGGCACCGACGTGGAACCCGAGTTCGTCGAGAACCCCATCCCCGAGGACGTCTACGTCCACGACACCTGTGCCGACGCCTCGAAGATGCGGGCCGCGACCGGGTGGGAGCCCCGGATCCCGTTCGAGGAAGGCATCGAGCGCGTCTGCGAGCAGTACACCTGA
- a CDS encoding nucleoside phosphorylase produces the protein MTGDSEDPSDEVQYHLEVGPGDVADSVLLPGNPERVAKVVDDWDGHDVVGDHREYRTATGTHEGTPISVTSTGIGSPSAAIAVEELARVGADTLLRVGSCGAIREEAGVGDLIITTGAVRQEGTSKEYVREDYPASADHRVVSALVAAAEELGYDYHLGVTCSTDSFYAGQSRPGFDDFEARGSQERLEELRQAGVLNFEMEAASILTLASIYGLRAGAVCTVYANRVTGEFRTEGERKAAKCASLAVTYLERMDATVEASDSDGWHAGLSIDR, from the coding sequence ATGACCGGCGACAGCGAGGACCCGAGCGACGAGGTCCAGTACCACCTCGAGGTGGGCCCCGGCGACGTCGCCGACAGCGTGCTCCTCCCGGGGAACCCCGAGCGCGTGGCGAAGGTGGTCGACGACTGGGACGGCCACGACGTCGTCGGCGACCACCGCGAGTACCGCACGGCGACTGGTACGCACGAGGGGACGCCAATCTCGGTTACCTCCACCGGCATCGGGTCGCCCTCGGCGGCAATCGCCGTCGAGGAACTGGCCCGCGTCGGCGCGGACACGCTCCTCAGGGTCGGGTCCTGTGGGGCCATCCGCGAGGAGGCCGGCGTCGGCGACCTGATAATCACGACGGGGGCGGTCCGCCAGGAGGGGACGAGCAAGGAGTACGTCCGCGAGGACTACCCGGCGAGCGCGGACCACCGCGTCGTCTCGGCGCTGGTCGCCGCCGCCGAGGAACTGGGCTACGACTACCACCTCGGCGTCACCTGCTCGACGGACAGCTTCTACGCCGGCCAGTCACGCCCCGGCTTCGATGACTTCGAGGCCCGCGGGAGCCAGGAGCGCCTCGAGGAACTCCGCCAGGCCGGCGTCCTCAACTTCGAGATGGAGGCCGCGAGCATCCTCACGCTCGCCAGCATCTACGGCCTCCGGGCGGGCGCGGTCTGTACCGTCTATGCCAACCGCGTGACCGGGGAGTTCCGGACCGAGGGCGAACGCAAGGCCGCGAAGTGTGCGAGTCTCGCAGTGACGTATCTCGAACGGATGGACGCGACCGTCGAGGCGAGCGACAGCGACGGCTGGCACGCTGGCCTCTCGATAGACCGATAA
- a CDS encoding HTH domain-containing protein, whose product MSSIELTPSQKNILQELVNLYRESESAVKGEDIAAEVDRNPGTIRNQMQSLKALQLVEGVPGPKGGYKPTATAYDALQIQDMEQAAEVPLRHNGDLVEHSNVEEIDLTSVHHPEECRAEIQLQGSISGFHEGDSVTVGPTPLSKLQIIGTVEGKDDTNNKLILTIDDMRAPAGEPEH is encoded by the coding sequence ATGTCATCAATCGAATTGACTCCGAGTCAGAAGAACATCCTCCAGGAACTGGTGAACCTGTACCGGGAGAGCGAGTCCGCCGTCAAGGGCGAGGACATCGCCGCCGAGGTCGACCGCAATCCCGGAACGATTCGAAACCAGATGCAGAGCCTCAAAGCCCTCCAGCTCGTCGAGGGCGTCCCGGGTCCGAAGGGCGGCTACAAGCCGACCGCGACGGCCTACGACGCCCTGCAGATCCAGGACATGGAACAGGCCGCAGAGGTCCCCCTCCGACACAACGGCGACCTCGTCGAGCACTCGAACGTCGAGGAGATCGACCTGACCAGCGTCCACCACCCCGAGGAGTGTCGCGCCGAGATCCAGCTGCAGGGGTCTATCTCGGGGTTCCACGAGGGCGACTCCGTCACGGTGGGCCCGACCCCGCTGTCGAAACTCCAGATAATCGGTACCGTCGAAGGAAAGGACGACACCAACAACAAGCTCATCCTGACCATCGACGACATGCGAGCACCGGCGGGCGAACCCGAGCACTAG
- a CDS encoding glycerophosphodiester phosphodiesterase has product MATLPTTIAHRGFTGCLPENTVAAVRGAVDHGADVVEVDVMPTGDGDVVVFHDDHLGDAGESRGITDREGLVWERPTDVVTAARVLGTDQRVPTLADVVAALPPDVALNVELKNPGTAAIRPFEALSGRDRDRARERWTPFVDRVLSVTEECTLEVLFSSFCEGALATVRAHRPDARLAALFGRRDWGAGATVARRYDVDALHVPLEQADHPNLADLSAALGAAVNVWTVRDWQDARRALAAGADGIIADYPGLHRCVSD; this is encoded by the coding sequence ATGGCTACCCTCCCGACGACCATCGCGCATCGAGGGTTCACCGGCTGTCTCCCCGAGAACACGGTCGCCGCAGTCCGGGGCGCCGTCGACCATGGCGCCGACGTCGTCGAGGTCGACGTGATGCCGACGGGGGACGGCGACGTCGTCGTCTTTCACGACGACCACCTCGGGGACGCCGGCGAAAGCAGGGGCATCACCGACCGCGAGGGTCTGGTCTGGGAGCGGCCGACAGACGTCGTCACCGCGGCCCGGGTCCTCGGCACCGACCAGCGAGTCCCGACGCTCGCCGACGTCGTGGCGGCGCTCCCCCCGGACGTCGCCCTCAACGTCGAGCTGAAGAACCCCGGTACGGCGGCCATCCGACCGTTCGAGGCCCTGTCTGGACGGGACCGTGACCGGGCCCGCGAGCGGTGGACCCCGTTCGTCGACCGGGTGCTGTCCGTGACCGAGGAGTGCACCTTGGAGGTACTGTTCTCGTCGTTCTGCGAGGGGGCGCTCGCGACAGTCCGGGCACATCGGCCCGACGCGCGTCTCGCCGCGCTGTTCGGGCGGCGTGACTGGGGGGCCGGGGCGACGGTCGCCCGGCGCTACGACGTCGACGCGCTCCACGTGCCACTCGAGCAGGCCGACCACCCGAACCTGGCGGACCTGAGTGCGGCGCTCGGAGCGGCCGTCAACGTCTGGACGGTCCGTGACTGGCAGGACGCCCGCCGGGCGCTCGCGGCGGGCGCCGACGGAATTATCGCGGACTATCCCGGCCTCCACCGCTGCGTGTCCGATTAA